The stretch of DNA CTGGTTGCTGCCCTTGGTTTTGGTTTAGCTGCAAATGCAAGCGAGGGCGGTTTCCCGTTGGAGACTGCGCCAAATCGCGTTAGTAATAATGCATCTTTGCAAAATGGCGCCAAGATATTTGTCAACTATTGCTTGAACTGCCACTCTGCAACAAGTATGCGTTACAACCGCATGCGTGATATTGGTCTGACAGATCAACAAATCAAAGATAACTTGATTTTGACCGACGCTAAAGTTGGCGACTTGATGACTATTTCAATGTCACCTAAAGATGGCAAGGCCTTTTTTGGCAAGACCCCTCCCGACTTATCTGTTGAGGCACGTGCACGCGGTACTGACTGGCTCTATACCTACTTCCGTACTTTCTACAAAGACGATACTACCCAAACTGGTTGGAATAACTTGGTGTATCCGAACGTTGGTATGCCTCATGTTCTGTGGCAGTTGCAGGGTGAGCGTGCTGCAAAGTTTGAAGAGCGTCCAGATCCACACGATGCAAGTCGTGTAGAGAAAAAATTTGTTGGATTTGAGCAGTTAACTCCAGGAACCATGAAGTCACAAGAGTATGACGACAACATTGCTGACTTAGTTGCTTTCATGTCATGGATGGCCGAGCCAGTGCAACTTGAGCGTAAGCGTTTGGGTGTGATTGTGTTGATCTTCTTGGCAATCTTCACTCTGGTAGCTTCACGTTTGAATAAGGCTTACTGGAAAGACATTCACTAAGCCACAGTTTTTGAGATTTAAAGTCGCAGTTGTTTGTGCGTTTGTTGTATTGAAGTAGATATTTAAGGAAATAAATTTATGATGGTGTTGTACTCGGGCACAAATTGCCCATTCTCGCAACGCTGCCGTCTGGTGCTTTTTGAAAAAGGCATGGACTTTGAAATCCGTGATGTGGACTTGTTTAACAAGCCAGAAGACATCTCGGTGATGAACCCTTATGGCCAAGTTCCAATCTTGGTTGAGCGCGACTTGATTTTGTATGAGTCAAACATCATCAATGAGTATATTGATGAGCGTTTTCCTCATCCGCAATTGATGCCGCCCGATCCTGTTGCACGCGCACGCGCACGCCTCTTCCTTTTCAATTTTGAAAAAGAGTTATTTGTGCATGTAGCTGCATTAGAAAATGAAAAAGGCAAAGCTGCTGAGAAGTCTCATGAAAAAGCACGTTTAGCTATTCGTGATCGCCTAACTCAGCTTGCACCTATTTTTGTAAAGAATAAGTATATGTTGGGCGAAGAGTTTTCAATGCTTGATGTAGCAATCGCCCCTTTATTGTGGCGTTTAGAGCATTACGGTATTGACCTCTCTCGCAATGCAGCTCCCCTTTTGAAGTACGCTGAGCGTATTTTCAGTAGGCCTGCTTACATAGAGGCATTGACTCCATCAGAAAAGGTCATGCGTCGCTAAGCGGCTCATTTCTCAGGCTGGCAAAATAAGCATGTCTGATATTCCAAGCAATAAACCCTATCTAATCCGTGCCCTACATCAGTGGTGCACGGATTTTGGCTTTACGCCCTTCATGGCAGTCTTTGTGGACTCTACTGTTGAAGTGCCTATGGAGTTTGTGAAGAAGGATGAAATTGTTTTAAATCTCTCTCTGGAGGCTTGCCATCAACTAAATTTGGATAATGATTGGATCAGTT from Polynucleobacter duraquae encodes:
- a CDS encoding cytochrome c1 translates to MKRILHTVMGVCQAAALVAALGFGLAANASEGGFPLETAPNRVSNNASLQNGAKIFVNYCLNCHSATSMRYNRMRDIGLTDQQIKDNLILTDAKVGDLMTISMSPKDGKAFFGKTPPDLSVEARARGTDWLYTYFRTFYKDDTTQTGWNNLVYPNVGMPHVLWQLQGERAAKFEERPDPHDASRVEKKFVGFEQLTPGTMKSQEYDDNIADLVAFMSWMAEPVQLERKRLGVIVLIFLAIFTLVASRLNKAYWKDIH
- a CDS encoding glutathione S-transferase N-terminal domain-containing protein; this encodes MMVLYSGTNCPFSQRCRLVLFEKGMDFEIRDVDLFNKPEDISVMNPYGQVPILVERDLILYESNIINEYIDERFPHPQLMPPDPVARARARLFLFNFEKELFVHVAALENEKGKAAEKSHEKARLAIRDRLTQLAPIFVKNKYMLGEEFSMLDVAIAPLLWRLEHYGIDLSRNAAPLLKYAERIFSRPAYIEALTPSEKVMRR
- a CDS encoding ClpXP protease specificity-enhancing factor, which codes for MSDIPSNKPYLIRALHQWCTDFGFTPFMAVFVDSTVEVPMEFVKKDEIVLNLSLEACHQLNLDNDWISFQARFGGVPRKIMVPVSHVLAIYARENGQGMSFPFDASQVSKLKDASPENAEKPKANRPSLTIVK